In Acetonema longum DSM 6540, one DNA window encodes the following:
- a CDS encoding TonB-dependent receptor plug domain-containing protein, with product MKKQRHGQTGKVALLSLSIMTALNFPIYAAEHVQPEEIVVTATRTEQDVKETPAPVEVIDRQKIETLGAGTVVEALKMAFNLNLSEAGMTGNQVSLRGMNTNHSLILIDGRRIAGEDTNMTANAYELNRINLANVERIEIVRGPVSSLYGSDALGGVINIITRKAEKPQHSISLGNSSSQQNASYRFDLGKQGKWSWSLDAALTDVKEQTRSESTNMYGPRQFYNLNGTYELAKNKHLDVFYERTNEELQTDTATTWEDFTNTRNSYGVAFRSKTERANFELRTYYNDLKKDNDMLSRADGSYVDFDRAEYNTWVVDGKNTMRLNEQHTLTYGGEYRTNEYRGTRLGTGGDSPSTISVGGISKPISEKEIRYQAVYLQDEWKLSDKVLVVPSLRYDGSSDFGDNFSPKLGVTYKFMENLRLKTNYGEGFKAPSISELYMNMTRKPIPTMTVIVSGNPDLKPEKSTSFDVSLEGESGANFGKVTYFNNEVTDLISTETSTTGAPPNMISTSKYINVAEAEIKGFEMEAGRYLSDRLTFKTAYAYMDAKDVTGGKRLDGRAQNKYSAQLIYDDKKPAGLSAILWHEWVRDYQYENVNYDYNMLNFTLNKKWSDRYSTFVGVDNILDEKIDELVLNGLIWRFGMNYSF from the coding sequence ATGAAAAAGCAGCGGCACGGTCAAACCGGAAAAGTGGCCCTGTTAAGCCTGAGCATTATGACTGCTCTGAATTTCCCCATATACGCGGCGGAGCATGTCCAGCCTGAAGAAATCGTAGTCACCGCCACCCGGACCGAGCAGGATGTCAAAGAAACCCCAGCCCCTGTAGAGGTCATTGACCGCCAGAAAATTGAAACCCTGGGCGCAGGCACTGTGGTAGAGGCCCTGAAAATGGCTTTTAACTTAAACCTGTCGGAGGCAGGCATGACCGGCAACCAGGTCAGCCTGCGGGGCATGAATACCAACCACTCCCTGATTCTTATTGACGGCCGCAGGATAGCTGGCGAGGACACCAACATGACAGCCAATGCCTATGAATTAAACCGTATTAACCTGGCCAATGTGGAACGGATCGAAATTGTACGGGGACCGGTCAGCTCTCTCTACGGCTCAGATGCCTTAGGGGGCGTCATTAATATCATCACCCGCAAGGCTGAAAAGCCCCAGCACAGCATTAGCCTGGGCAACAGCAGCAGCCAGCAGAACGCCTCCTACCGCTTTGACCTGGGAAAACAGGGAAAATGGTCCTGGTCGCTGGATGCCGCGCTTACTGATGTTAAGGAACAGACCCGCAGTGAGAGCACCAATATGTATGGTCCCCGCCAGTTCTACAACCTGAACGGTACATATGAACTGGCAAAAAATAAGCATCTGGATGTATTTTATGAAAGAACGAACGAAGAACTGCAGACTGATACTGCCACAACATGGGAGGATTTTACGAATACCCGGAATTCCTACGGCGTGGCCTTTCGGAGCAAGACCGAACGGGCAAATTTCGAACTGCGCACATACTACAATGACCTGAAAAAAGACAACGACATGCTTAGCAGAGCAGATGGAAGCTATGTAGATTTTGACCGGGCCGAGTATAATACCTGGGTAGTTGACGGTAAAAATACCATGCGGCTGAATGAGCAGCATACCCTGACCTATGGCGGCGAGTACCGCACCAATGAATACAGGGGAACTCGTTTGGGAACAGGGGGCGATTCTCCTTCCACGATCAGTGTAGGCGGGATCAGCAAGCCTATTTCGGAAAAAGAAATCCGATACCAGGCTGTTTATTTACAGGATGAGTGGAAGCTAAGCGATAAAGTGCTGGTGGTTCCTTCCCTGCGCTATGACGGCAGCAGCGACTTTGGCGATAATTTCAGCCCCAAATTAGGCGTGACCTATAAATTTATGGAAAATCTCCGTCTCAAGACCAATTACGGTGAAGGTTTTAAAGCCCCTAGCATCAGTGAACTGTATATGAATATGACGCGTAAGCCGATTCCGACGATGACCGTCATTGTTTCGGGGAATCCGGACTTAAAGCCGGAAAAATCTACGAGCTTTGATGTTAGCCTGGAAGGTGAAAGCGGCGCGAATTTTGGCAAGGTTACTTATTTTAACAACGAAGTAACTGACCTGATCAGCACTGAAACCTCGACAACGGGAGCACCGCCCAACATGATTTCCACCAGCAAATACATCAATGTTGCCGAAGCGGAAATAAAAGGCTTTGAAATGGAAGCAGGCCGGTATCTTTCTGACCGGCTGACCTTCAAAACCGCTTATGCCTACATGGATGCCAAAGACGTTACCGGCGGCAAGCGTCTGGACGGGCGCGCCCAAAATAAGTATTCCGCTCAACTTATCTATGACGACAAGAAGCCAGCCGGCCTCAGCGCTATCCTCTGGCATGAGTGGGTGCGGGATTATCAGTATGAGAATGTAAACTACGATTACAATATGCTGAATTTTACCCTGAATAAAAAATGGAGCGACCGTTACAGCACCTTTGTGGGGGTCGATAATATCCTGGACGAGAAGATCGATGAGTTGGTGTTGAACGGTCTGATATGGCGGTTTGGCATGAATTATAGCTTTTAG
- a CDS encoding ABC transporter substrate-binding protein: MLNKWIVGVVAVLLLGGSLWSLTRDGAERTAGKTVARTVTDSAGRQLVIPERPQRVVALNASHVDLYTSAGGHLTGRAATETLPPAVKTAVQDVPQVGVPNNPSLEKILALKPDLILGANIPFHQELLPVLTQAGIPVYLRNPDTPEDVLSILRLYGELAGTPGKANSLATQIESRMQAAIEGSKGKTSPRTLLLWGTTESFSMILSGTFTGDLMKRLGGDNVADQAEKSGPMAGSGYVPLSLEFVSKANPEVILFITHSADDKVEAKFRAELAAHPAWKGMKAVKENRVHKLPYHLFAINPGTRMAEATDVLAGLLYADSVMQ, from the coding sequence ATGCTAAACAAATGGATTGTGGGCGTTGTAGCAGTACTGCTGCTGGGCGGCAGTCTGTGGAGCCTAACCCGGGATGGTGCCGAGCGGACGGCAGGGAAGACCGTTGCCCGGACAGTAACAGACAGTGCCGGACGGCAGTTGGTGATCCCGGAGCGGCCGCAGCGGGTAGTGGCGCTGAATGCGTCCCATGTTGACCTGTATACAAGCGCCGGCGGCCACCTGACCGGCCGTGCTGCGACCGAGACTCTGCCTCCTGCCGTAAAAACGGCGGTGCAGGACGTTCCTCAGGTAGGCGTTCCCAATAATCCCAGTCTGGAAAAGATCCTGGCTCTTAAACCGGATCTGATCTTAGGGGCGAATATACCCTTTCATCAGGAACTGCTGCCGGTTCTGACGCAAGCCGGCATTCCGGTCTATTTGAGAAACCCGGACACTCCGGAGGATGTTCTGAGCATCTTGCGCCTCTACGGTGAACTGGCAGGCACCCCCGGCAAAGCCAACTCTCTCGCTACTCAAATCGAAAGCCGCATGCAGGCTGCTATCGAAGGCAGCAAAGGAAAAACCTCGCCCCGAACTCTTCTGCTATGGGGTACCACTGAAAGCTTCAGCATGATATTGTCCGGCACCTTCACCGGCGATCTGATGAAACGCCTGGGCGGCGACAATGTGGCCGATCAGGCTGAAAAGAGCGGCCCCATGGCCGGCTCCGGCTATGTCCCCCTGAGTCTGGAGTTTGTTTCTAAAGCCAATCCGGAAGTGATTCTGTTCATAACCCACAGCGCCGATGACAAAGTCGAGGCCAAATTCCGGGCGGAACTGGCGGCTCATCCGGCCTGGAAGGGCATGAAAGCCGTAAAGGAAAACAGAGTCCACAAGCTGCCCTATCACCTGTTCGCGATTAATCCCGGCACCCGGATGGCGGAAGCGACCGACGTTTTAGCCGGCCTGTTGTATGCTGACAGCGTCATGCAATAA
- the hutW gene encoding heme anaerobic degradation radical SAM methyltransferase ChuW/HutW: MKAANASGRSLKDVLAALEPELSEMVIGRPTDSPLQESFDAKRVMHSGVGGFPLPRGEWQSHWQAALTNPGTGAGRSAYIHIPFCQRKCSYCGFFQNFCQEELETAYIDRLIAELKMSADKPYQSSNPMNAIFLGGGTPSALSPANISRLLKAIHDYLPLTNDCEVTLEGRVHDLIPAKMEAWFADGVNRVSLGVQSFNTKVRQAAGRIDSREVVMERLRALAAYNQVAVIVDLIYGLPYQTPEVWREDLNALKALPLDGWDLYQLNLWENSDMKKAIDAGRIPPAATTQEQAGMFGAARNRLDGWPVNQISVCHWGKTGRERNLYNHMSQKGCVMLPFGAGAGGRLDDALIMLERDIKQYMGRMDRDEKPIMMMLSLHPLTDIHDAVKHQIKQGYLDIAGLAAQFDPRLTELNALLAIWEERGLVARQPEIARLTTAGQFWYVNLTQSVLECINAMLQGEWSWEKQKVAAQG, encoded by the coding sequence ATGAAAGCAGCCAACGCAAGCGGCCGGAGCCTGAAAGACGTATTGGCGGCCCTGGAGCCGGAACTTTCTGAAATGGTAATCGGTCGCCCTACAGACAGTCCTTTGCAGGAGTCTTTTGACGCCAAACGGGTGATGCATAGCGGTGTGGGTGGTTTTCCCCTGCCTCGCGGGGAGTGGCAAAGCCACTGGCAAGCCGCCCTGACGAATCCCGGAACCGGCGCCGGCCGCTCAGCCTATATCCATATTCCCTTCTGCCAGCGCAAGTGTTCATATTGCGGCTTCTTTCAAAATTTCTGCCAGGAAGAACTGGAAACGGCCTATATTGACCGGCTGATCGCCGAACTGAAAATGAGCGCTGATAAACCCTATCAATCCTCAAACCCCATGAACGCCATATTTTTGGGCGGCGGAACCCCCAGCGCCTTGTCGCCGGCCAATATCAGCCGGCTGTTGAAAGCCATCCATGACTATCTGCCTTTGACTAATGACTGCGAAGTTACCTTAGAAGGCCGGGTCCACGACCTGATTCCGGCTAAAATGGAGGCTTGGTTTGCCGACGGAGTCAACCGGGTTTCACTGGGGGTTCAGTCCTTTAACACCAAGGTACGCCAGGCCGCAGGCCGCATCGACAGCCGGGAAGTTGTCATGGAGCGGCTCCGGGCTCTGGCCGCCTATAACCAGGTTGCAGTCATCGTTGACCTGATCTACGGATTGCCTTATCAGACGCCGGAAGTCTGGCGGGAGGACCTGAACGCCCTGAAAGCGCTCCCCCTGGACGGCTGGGATCTTTATCAGCTGAATCTATGGGAAAATAGCGATATGAAAAAGGCCATCGACGCCGGCAGAATACCGCCGGCAGCCACCACTCAGGAACAGGCCGGGATGTTTGGCGCAGCCAGGAACCGCCTGGACGGCTGGCCGGTGAACCAGATCAGCGTCTGTCACTGGGGCAAAACCGGCCGCGAGCGGAATCTGTACAATCACATGTCGCAAAAGGGCTGCGTGATGCTGCCCTTCGGCGCCGGCGCCGGCGGCAGGCTGGATGATGCCCTGATCATGCTGGAGCGGGATATAAAACAGTATATGGGCCGTATGGACAGAGACGAAAAGCCGATCATGATGATGCTGTCCCTGCACCCCCTGACAGATATCCATGACGCAGTCAAGCATCAGATCAAACAGGGCTATTTGGATATTGCCGGCCTGGCTGCTCAATTTGACCCCCGCCTGACCGAACTGAATGCACTGCTGGCAATATGGGAAGAACGGGGCTTGGTCGCCCGCCAGCCGGAAATCGCCCGCCTGACTACTGCCGGACAGTTCTGGTATGTGAATCTGACCCAGTCTGTGCTGGAGTGCATCAATGCCATGCTGCAGGGTGAATGGTCCTGGGAAAAGCAAAAGGTAGCGGCCCAAGGGTAA